From one Malus sylvestris chromosome 1, drMalSylv7.2, whole genome shotgun sequence genomic stretch:
- the LOC126628892 gene encoding putative cadmium/zinc-transporting ATPase HMA4: MADALVDYGRLFSVEPNPENVEEFQNFPGEGIHGKIDGQDIYIGNRKIALRAACEIVPTIEGSKGGKTIGYIYSGGAPAGVFIISDACRSGAAEALKELKKLGIKTAMLTGDSNAAALHTNEQLKQALEVVQAELLPEDKARIIREFKMEGNTAMVGDGINDAPALATADIGISMGISGSALAQETGNIILLSNDIRKLPKAVQLARRANRKVIENVALSITAKASILALGFAGHPLVWAAVLADAGTCLLVIFNSMLLLQGTNKHGGKTSAPHGHKHGSHGHGHKHGSHGHSHSHKNQHCCSDSIPVKVCKPQKCSSQKCGSECHPSPLNSSFPCKLKCSDDLHEARHCDETSCIKVSHDLESQNKHNHGCLRHHNFSSCAEGDKLHEEKHCNHSASSLVEIQKLTSKGHCHTTHCGKEHSRNEGDGVHEEKHCNYSAFALHESEKLTSSVHCHSSHCGKEHVRNEDDAIHEPKHCNHSTFSLEESRKLTSTGHCHSTQCGKDHIHNESLGETFATRCDHQPHHNQDKQSPPHHTTIDIVAGCNRTESAATNSCIGSRTAEKEACCSELVAIHACVLEKREVGGCCKSYMKECCGGHGHVGSSFQGCLSEITME; the protein is encoded by the exons ATGGCAGATGCGCTGGTTGACTATGGAAGATTGTTTTCGGTCGAGCCAAACCCTGAGAATGTGGAggagtttcaaaattttcccGGCGAAGGTATTCATGGGAAAATTGATGGACAAGATATCTACATTGGAAACAGAAAAATAGCTTTGAGAGCTGCTTGTGAAATAG TTCCAACAATTGAAGGTTCGAAAGGTGGGAAGACGATTGGATACATATACTCTGGGGGAGCCCCTGCTGGAGTCTTTATAATATCTGATGCTTGTCGATCTGGGGCTGCAGAGGCTCTCAAGGAGCTAAAGAAGTTAGGCATTAAAACAGCTATGCTCACAGGAGATAGTAATGCTGCCGCATTGCATACAAATGAGCAG CTTAAGCAAGCTCTCGAGGTAGTCCAGGCAGAACTTCTACCTGAAGACAAGGCAAGAATCATTAGAGAATTCAAAATGGAAGGAAACACAGCAATGGTTGGAGACGGGATCAATGATGCCCCTGCTTTAGCTACTGCCGATATTGGTATCTCAATGGGCATTTCAGGATCAGCCCTTGCTCAAGAAACTGGGAATATAATTTTACTgtcaaatgacattaggaaactACCGAAAGCAGTCCAACTTGCGAGAAGAGCTAATAGAAAAGTGATTGAGAATGTGGCTTTGTCAATCACTGCTAAGGCTAGTATCCTTGCACTGGGATTTGCAGGGCATCCGCTTGTTTGGGCTGCAGTTCTTGCTGATGCCGGGACATGCTTGCTTGTGATATTCAACAGCATGCTACTCTTACAAGGAACCAACAAGCATGGAGGGAAAACTTCTGCACCACATGGCCATAAACATGGAAGCCATGGACATGGCCATAAACATGGAAGCCATGGACATAGCCATTCTCACAAAAACCAACATTGTTGCTCGGACAGCATACCCGTAAAAGTCTGTAAACCTCAAAAGTGTTCCTCGCAGAAATGCGGATCAGAGTGCCATCCTAGTCCCTTAAATTCAAGCTTTCCTTGTAAGCTTAAGTGCAGTGATGACTTACACGAGGCACGACACTGTGATGAAACAAGCTGCATCAAAGTCAGTCATGATCTCGAGTCACAGAATAAACACAATCATGGTTGTTTGAGGCATCATAATTTCAGCTCATGCGCAGAAGGTGATAAACTTCACGAGGAAAAACACTGCAATCATTCTGCTTCTTCTTTGGTGGAAATTCAAAAGTTGACAAGTAAAGGTCATTGCCACACGACCCACTGCGGCAAAGAGCACAGCAGAAATGAAGGTGATGGAGTCCATGAGGAAAAACACTGCAATTattctgcttttgctttgcaCGAAAGCGAAAAATTGACAAGTAGTGTTCATTGCCACTCAagccactgtggaaaggagcaTGTTAGAAACGAAGATGATGCAATCCATGAGCCAAAACACTGCAACCATTCTACTTTTTCCTTGGAGGAAAGCAGAAAGTTGACAAGTACTGGTCATTGCCACTCAACTCAATGTGGCAAAGATCATATTCACAATGAATCGTTAGGAGAAACGTTTGCCACAAGATGTGATCATCAGCCCCACCATAATCAAGACAAACAATCACCCCCTCATCACACGACGATTGATATTGTAGCGGGTTGCAACCGCACAGAATCAGCCGCAACGAATTCTTGCATTGGCTCCCGGACAGCGGAAAAGGAAGCATGTTGCTCAGAATTAGTAGCAATTCATGCTTGTGTGTTGGAGAAAAGAGAAGTCGGTGGGTGCTGTAAAAGCTACATGAAGGAATGCTGTGGTGGTCATGGGCATGTTGGTTCTAGCTTTCAGGGTTGTTTATCAGAAATCACAATGGAATAG
- the LOC126615079 gene encoding cadmium/zinc-transporting ATPase HMA2-like: protein MASAQGKEKPAAIKFQKSYFDVLGLCCASEVPLIENILKPLEGVKEVSVIVPSRTVIVVHDSLLISQLQIVKALNQARLEANVRVYGAGDIYKKTWPSPYAIGSGVLLVLSFLKYAYRPLGWLALGAVAVGIFPVALKCFAAIRNFRFHDINILVIIAVIGTIALKDYTEAASIVFLFTIAEWLQSSAGYRAKAVMSSLMSMAPQIAVLAESGEVVGVDEVKLNTILAVKAGEKIPIDGIVVEGKAEVDEKTLTGESYPVAKEKDSTVWAGTINLNGYISVKTTSLAEDCAVAKMAKLIEEAQNSKSRTQRFIDKCAMFYTPAVLVISVSIAVIPAALHVHNWRKWFHLALVVLVSACPCGLILSTPVVTFCTLTKAATSGLLIKGGDYIEILAKVKIMAFDKTGTITRGEFVVMDFQSLRDDISLC, encoded by the exons ATGGCTTCTGCCCAGGGAAAAGAAAAGCCAGCAGCCATAAAGTTTCAGAAGAGCTACTTTGATGTGTTGGGGTTGTGCTGCGCATCAGAAGTTCCTCTGATAGAGAATATCCTCAAGCCTCTTGAAGGTGTGAAAGAGGTTTCAGTGATTGTGCCTTCCAGAACTGTCATTGTTGTCCATGATAGCCTTCTCATTTCCCAGCTTCAAATCG TTAAGGCACTAAACCAAGCAAGGCTAGAAGCAAATGTGAGAGTGTATGGGGCAGGGGACATTTACAAGAAAACGTGGCCAAGTCCATATGCAATTGGTAGTGGCGTGTTACTGGTTCTATCATTTCTCAAGTACGCATATCGGCCATTAGGGTGGTTGGCCCTTGGAGCCGTGGCCGTTGGCATTTTCCCCGTTGCTTTGAAATGTTTTGCGGCTATTCGGAATTTCAGGTTTCATGACATCAACATTCTTGTTATCATTGCCG TAATTGGGACAATTGCTTTGAAGGACTATACAGAAGCTGCCTCGATTGTCTTTCTGTTCACCATTGCAGAGTGGCTCCAGTCTTCTGCAGGTTACAGG GCAAAAGCAGTGATGTCGTCGTTGATGAGCATGGCCCCCCAAATAGCAGTCTTAGCAGAGAGTGGAGAAGTTGTGGGTGTTGATGAGGTAAAGTTGAACACAATTCTTGCTGTTAAGGCCGGCGAAAAGATACCGATTGATGGAATAGTTGTTGAAGGAAAAGCTGAAGTCGATGAGAAAACACTAACTGGAGAATCCTATCCAGTTGCCAAAGAAAAGGACTCCACTGTTTGGGCAGGCACTATCAATCTTAATG GTTATATTAGCGTGAAAACTACATCATTGGCTGAAGATTGTGCGGTCGCCAAAATGGCAAAACTCATCGAAGAGGCTCAAAACAGCAAATCCAGAACTCAAAGATTCATTGACAAATGTGCAATGTTCTATACCCCAG CGGTCCTGGTCATTTCTGTTTCTATCGCGGTGATTCCAGCTGCATTACATGTTCACAATTGGAGAAAGTGGTTTCACTTAGCTTTGGTTGTTTTAGTGAGCGCCTGTCCGTGCGGTCTCATCCTCTCTACACCCGTTGTGACTTTCTGCACGCTCACAAAAGCGGCAACATCTGGACTTCTGATCAAAGGAGGTGACTACATTGAGATACTTGCTAAAGTCAAGATCATGGCTTTTGACAAAACTGGTACAATAACAaggggtgaatttgtggtgatGGATTTTCAATCTCTTCGTGATGACATTAGCTTGTGTTGA